The Candidatus Omnitrophota bacterium genome includes a region encoding these proteins:
- a CDS encoding SPFH domain-containing protein yields the protein MDLPRKMPTLQFYKGSLSTLFAILALTAVTGMILYFSLLVNVGPNQAAIVMEYRGESVPPENGFIAVKPGQMGIQLEVWREGLHFVNPIFTRVEIVDVVKVPENHVGCVARKFGRDLPAGKIIAGEGEKGVMDIALKPGFYPEYSNAYAYDVVITEAIRVPPGSVGVVTSLAGPLPAAPNQFLSEEGERGVQKQHLTPGTYFLNPYVTRVDLVNIQSRRTDISDVAFPSFDGFPITLNCSVEWRIPEDNAPIVFVKFGQESEVENKVIFPSVLNYSRLIGSSQEATTFISGETRQKFGRDFQTEIAGSVQSVSVEVKETGIRTILPPDEVLTILKDREIAVQQKQQFLQEIMQNAEQMKLQTQKTKAVKEKDIVDKKTEMLKTLLDRQRALDVAVLQAQKEFDAAKMELEAAKNIASASRTLARAEADALLLKYTAEANAQAAAVAAFGEGKEAAKAYANYSLTQSLAPRIEDIFAGTDALWRKTLLGEEVKP from the coding sequence ATGGATTTGCCAAGAAAAATGCCAACCCTTCAATTTTACAAAGGTTCGCTATCCACGTTGTTCGCTATTTTGGCGCTGACGGCCGTTACCGGCATGATTTTGTATTTCTCGCTGCTCGTAAACGTCGGCCCCAACCAAGCCGCCATCGTCATGGAGTATCGCGGAGAATCCGTCCCGCCGGAAAACGGCTTCATCGCCGTGAAGCCGGGACAGATGGGAATTCAATTGGAAGTTTGGCGCGAGGGCTTGCATTTCGTCAATCCCATCTTCACCCGCGTCGAGATCGTCGACGTCGTGAAAGTGCCGGAAAATCATGTGGGCTGCGTTGCGAGGAAATTCGGGCGCGACTTGCCCGCGGGCAAAATCATCGCGGGAGAAGGCGAAAAAGGCGTTATGGACATCGCCCTCAAACCCGGCTTCTACCCGGAATACAGCAACGCCTACGCTTATGACGTCGTCATTACGGAAGCGATACGCGTTCCCCCCGGTTCCGTCGGCGTAGTAACGAGCCTGGCAGGGCCGCTGCCCGCCGCGCCCAATCAATTCCTTTCGGAGGAAGGCGAACGCGGCGTGCAGAAGCAACACCTCACGCCAGGTACGTATTTTCTCAATCCCTACGTCACGCGCGTCGATTTGGTCAATATCCAATCCCGGCGCACGGATATTTCCGACGTGGCGTTTCCCTCGTTCGACGGCTTCCCCATCACGCTAAATTGCAGCGTCGAATGGCGCATCCCCGAAGATAACGCGCCGATCGTCTTCGTCAAATTCGGCCAGGAAAGCGAAGTGGAGAACAAGGTGATCTTTCCTTCCGTATTGAACTATTCCCGCCTCATCGGATCGAGCCAGGAAGCGACGACGTTCATCTCCGGCGAAACGCGGCAAAAGTTCGGACGCGATTTTCAGACGGAGATCGCCGGATCGGTGCAATCCGTCAGCGTGGAAGTGAAGGAAACGGGAATCCGAACGATTCTGCCGCCGGACGAAGTTTTGACCATCCTGAAAGACCGGGAAATCGCCGTGCAGCAGAAGCAGCAATTTTTGCAGGAAATCATGCAGAACGCCGAACAAATGAAATTGCAAACGCAAAAAACCAAAGCGGTAAAAGAGAAAGACATCGTGGATAAGAAGACGGAAATGTTGAAAACGCTTTTGGATCGGCAAAGGGCGCTGGACGTCGCCGTGCTGCAAGCGCAGAAAGAGTTCGACGCCGCCAAGATGGAATTGGAGGCGGCCAAGAACATCGCCTCCGCTTCCAGAACCCTGGCGCGGGCGGAAGCGGACGCCCTGCTGCTGAAATATACGGCGGAAGCCAACGCCCAGGCGGCGGCCGTCGCCGCCTTCGGCGAGGGTAAAGAGGCCGCTAAAGCGTATGCCAACTATTCTCTCACCCAATCTCTCGCTCCCCGGATCGAGGACATTTTCGCGGGAACGGACGCCTTATGGCGAAAAACGCTGCTGGGCGAGGAGGTGAAGCCATGA
- a CDS encoding glycosyltransferase family 4 protein has protein sequence MSDLLFKICFVSPTVYPLFNSQERACYGEAEIQIYELASYLGKEPGMEISVVTGDYGQDDIEFYSGVLVYKYKPAARSGWLRRFLPGRSSLHELLKKIDASIYIMAGASGLSGEAADFCVKNRRGFLFRITHQRDCDGTFTRGAGEEGEKYLQALRQTYCVVCQTQEQQALLRRRETVKTIVIPNGVAPRPLTEGARNEVVWFGETVNWKQPELFFRLALSVPEQRFTFYATPDDPEYFERLVAKTRDIPNLGVQNSMPYLEVIALLDKAKLFVNTSRFEGFPYLFSQAFAAGVPVVSLNADPDGVIEKKQLGVFAHGSEVRMVQGVRDLIAYEKQWKRLSDNAVRFANEEQNIHAIAGEYSQIFLKCAGALGGKKKKTARR, from the coding sequence ATGTCCGATCTATTGTTTAAAATCTGTTTCGTTTCACCCACCGTCTATCCTTTATTCAATTCTCAGGAACGGGCTTGTTACGGCGAAGCGGAGATTCAAATTTACGAACTGGCTTCTTATCTTGGCAAAGAGCCGGGCATGGAGATCAGCGTCGTAACCGGCGATTACGGTCAGGATGATATTGAATTTTATTCCGGCGTTTTGGTTTATAAATACAAACCCGCCGCCCGCTCCGGTTGGCTGCGGCGCTTCTTGCCTGGACGCTCGTCCTTGCATGAATTACTCAAAAAAATCGATGCGAGCATCTATATCATGGCGGGCGCCAGCGGATTGTCGGGAGAGGCGGCCGATTTTTGCGTGAAGAATCGGCGAGGATTTTTGTTTCGCATAACGCACCAAAGAGACTGCGATGGAACCTTTACGCGAGGCGCAGGGGAAGAGGGTGAAAAATATTTGCAAGCGCTGCGCCAAACCTATTGCGTCGTCTGCCAGACGCAGGAGCAGCAAGCGTTGCTGCGGCGCCGGGAAACGGTGAAGACGATCGTCATTCCCAACGGCGTAGCGCCGCGTCCATTAACGGAAGGAGCGCGGAATGAAGTCGTATGGTTCGGCGAAACGGTTAACTGGAAGCAGCCGGAATTATTCTTCCGCCTGGCGCTCAGCGTCCCAGAGCAACGCTTCACGTTTTACGCCACGCCCGACGATCCCGAATATTTCGAACGCCTGGTAGCCAAAACCAGGGATATTCCCAACTTGGGCGTACAAAATTCCATGCCCTATCTCGAGGTCATCGCCCTTTTGGATAAGGCGAAACTTTTTGTCAATACGTCGCGTTTCGAAGGTTTTCCCTATTTGTTCAGTCAGGCGTTCGCTGCGGGAGTTCCCGTTGTGAGTCTCAACGCCGATCCGGACGGCGTTATCGAAAAAAAACAATTGGGAGTCTTCGCGCACGGCTCGGAAGTGCGAATGGTTCAGGGCGTGCGCGATTTGATCGCCTACGAAAAGCAATGGAAGCGCCTCAGCGATAACGCCGTCCGCTTCGCCAATGAGGAGCAGAATATCCATGCCATCGCGGGGGAATACAGCCAGATTTTTTTGAAATGCGCGGGAGCGCTTGGCGGAAAGAAGAAAAAGACCGCGCGGCGATAA
- a CDS encoding lysylphosphatidylglycerol synthase transmembrane domain-containing protein, translating to MKSKRRIILIAGTIALVGALLLCVDYSTAVDALKRAEWGYILAAAGLTLLFPLLCAIRWHLIVLQLGCRLGVWESYKIVMAAWPLGTITPAKSGDLVKVLFLKNVLPYSKTTGVILAERMMDVVVLCVYSLAGGWIYGFTTAFYFCGAILAGVIVFFLLSASSLVQWVPERWRELVENLLEASKRICLNRRSFLTILSVTFLNWMLSFVQTWICYCAFHAEVPFVYVIAALPIAIFIGLAPVTLSGAGTRDGAIIYLFQHYASYEISLSVGILYSIFGYWLLSLLGVPFMKAAFQDSIGGIHGKDLRRYLHPQNLQESEEE from the coding sequence ATGAAATCGAAACGACGAATCATATTGATTGCGGGTACGATCGCATTAGTCGGGGCGCTATTGCTTTGCGTGGATTATTCCACCGCGGTCGATGCGTTGAAACGAGCGGAATGGGGGTATATTCTCGCCGCCGCCGGCCTGACGTTGTTGTTTCCCCTTCTTTGCGCCATCCGATGGCATCTCATCGTTTTGCAACTCGGCTGCCGATTGGGCGTTTGGGAAAGTTACAAGATCGTGATGGCGGCATGGCCTCTGGGAACGATCACTCCGGCGAAATCGGGGGATCTCGTTAAAGTATTATTTTTAAAGAATGTTCTTCCCTATTCGAAAACGACGGGCGTAATTCTGGCGGAACGGATGATGGACGTCGTCGTTCTTTGCGTTTATTCCCTCGCGGGCGGATGGATTTACGGCTTCACGACGGCGTTTTATTTTTGCGGCGCTATCCTCGCGGGAGTGATCGTTTTCTTTCTGCTATCCGCCTCCTCCCTCGTGCAATGGGTTCCGGAACGCTGGCGGGAGTTGGTCGAGAATCTCCTTGAAGCCAGCAAAAGAATCTGTCTGAACAGACGGTCTTTTCTAACCATCTTATCGGTCACTTTTCTAAATTGGATGCTTTCCTTCGTTCAGACCTGGATTTGTTATTGCGCGTTTCATGCGGAAGTTCCCTTCGTCTACGTTATCGCCGCTCTGCCCATCGCCATTTTTATCGGTCTGGCGCCGGTGACGCTTTCCGGCGCGGGGACGCGGGACGGAGCTATCATTTACTTATTTCAACATTACGCCTCCTACGAAATTAGTTTGTCGGTTGGGATTTTGTACTCCATCTTCGGCTATTGGTTGTTATCGCTCTTGGGCGTACCTTTTATGAAAGCCGCCTTTCAAGATTCGATCGGAGGCATCCATGGAAAAGACCTTCGCCGTTATCTGCATCCGCAGAACCTTCAAGAATCCGAAGAAGAATAA
- a CDS encoding SPFH domain-containing protein, with protein sequence MKEINKNYIKWGFLAAIVLVFLITLFSTYSFFFCRIDVPPGKMVIVIQKTGSPPPGVEGEQVLVPRGWRGIWEEPLGPGRHYLYPYAGMIFYSFETYAIPQIPVGKIGVVTSRGGKPLPPDRILANADEKGTWRQVLGPGWHLLNPRGYDIDIIVETVIEPGYVGVLTAQEGVLPPSDRLSNEGERGVRAATLPPGRYYINPREFQVEIMEVGYRQIMVGPISAGEADVHVDEPVEFNSLDGFKFTTTVSVLLLYKPEDSPKVVRRYGGVVPGQEAISIENKIVIPQILTKIKEEGQKFQGREMITGTQREIFQKRFTDSLQTVCDPNGVHLVFSYVRRIDTEDRLKDPIRKAKLADLRKETIEQQRETSETETQLNISSQMIDQATQQTGAEYAAQASVIDASTEYQGRQIEAETALRVSELRKQTAAILGEQKVVLGTAEADSVRYIETAKADGQKLGVKAFGGDAEAYRIFGLSKALDPSLSIIIRETGPGTLWTDIDLQSRSPADMRALKELSEREEK encoded by the coding sequence ATGAAGGAAATTAATAAAAACTATATTAAATGGGGCTTTCTCGCAGCGATCGTTCTCGTTTTCCTCATTACGCTCTTTTCCACGTATAGTTTCTTCTTCTGCCGCATCGATGTTCCGCCGGGAAAAATGGTGATCGTCATCCAAAAAACCGGCTCGCCGCCTCCCGGCGTAGAAGGAGAGCAAGTTTTGGTTCCGCGCGGCTGGCGAGGCATATGGGAAGAACCGCTTGGTCCGGGACGCCATTATCTTTATCCTTACGCCGGAATGATTTTTTACTCTTTCGAAACCTATGCGATTCCCCAGATTCCCGTCGGAAAAATCGGAGTCGTCACCTCGCGCGGCGGCAAGCCCCTTCCTCCCGACCGCATCTTGGCCAACGCAGACGAAAAAGGGACCTGGCGGCAAGTGCTGGGGCCGGGATGGCATCTGCTCAATCCGCGCGGCTATGACATCGACATCATCGTCGAAACGGTCATCGAACCGGGCTACGTCGGCGTACTCACGGCTCAGGAAGGCGTCTTGCCGCCCAGCGATCGGCTTTCCAACGAAGGCGAACGCGGCGTGAGAGCGGCGACGCTGCCGCCGGGACGCTATTACATCAATCCGCGCGAATTTCAGGTCGAAATTATGGAAGTAGGATACCGCCAGATCATGGTCGGCCCCATCAGCGCGGGGGAAGCCGACGTTCACGTCGACGAGCCGGTGGAATTCAATTCCCTCGACGGATTCAAATTCACGACGACGGTCAGCGTTCTGCTACTCTACAAACCGGAAGACTCCCCGAAAGTAGTGCGGCGATACGGCGGAGTCGTCCCCGGCCAAGAAGCGATAAGCATCGAAAATAAAATCGTCATTCCCCAAATCCTGACGAAAATTAAAGAAGAAGGCCAAAAATTCCAAGGCCGCGAAATGATTACCGGCACGCAGCGCGAGATTTTCCAAAAACGATTTACCGACAGTTTGCAAACTGTATGCGATCCCAACGGCGTTCATCTGGTCTTCTCCTACGTGCGGCGCATCGACACGGAAGACCGGCTTAAAGACCCTATCCGCAAAGCGAAACTGGCCGACTTGCGCAAAGAGACTATCGAACAACAGCGCGAAACCTCCGAAACGGAAACTCAACTGAACATCTCCTCCCAAATGATCGACCAGGCCACCCAACAGACCGGCGCGGAATATGCGGCGCAGGCCAGCGTCATCGACGCTTCTACGGAATATCAAGGCCGCCAGATCGAAGCGGAAACCGCCCTGCGCGTTTCGGAACTACGCAAACAAACCGCCGCCATTCTAGGCGAACAAAAAGTCGTCCTTGGTACGGCAGAGGCCGATTCCGTGCGTTATATAGAAACGGCGAAGGCCGACGGCCAAAAACTTGGCGTCAAAGCCTTTGGCGGCGATGCGGAAGCCTATCGGATTTTTGGATTGTCGAAAGCGCTCGATCCCTCGTTGAGCATCATCATCCGCGAGACGGGGCCGGGTACGTTATGGACGGATATCGATCTCCAATCCCGTTCCCCCGCCGATATGCGGGCATTGAAGGAGTTATCCGAGAGAGAAGAAAAATGA
- a CDS encoding HNH endonuclease: MPTYLLTWNPKRFNWDNLQDILNQGFYSGRWSCGNTKKIVKGDRVFLIKLGKEPRGIMASGWATRDVYNDKHWNLDAEASYIDVHFDNLLDPAKSIFSFNKLNKEIYDKMNWHPQASGLTIPDDVAKQLEIDWAEFTGRFSNVSDFVLAEELDASKTFPEGATKQIIVNAYERNPQARSRCIAKYGYNCSVCGFNFQEIYGELGTNYIHVHHLEPLSQIGNDKEVNPEKDLRPVCPNCHAMLHRDKTRTIEELKTIIEGKRKIFIKSRNEP, from the coding sequence ATGCCAACCTATCTATTGACATGGAATCCAAAACGTTTTAATTGGGATAACTTGCAAGATATCCTTAATCAAGGTTTCTATTCGGGTAGGTGGAGCTGTGGAAATACAAAGAAAATTGTTAAAGGAGATCGAGTATTTTTGATTAAGTTAGGCAAAGAACCACGAGGCATTATGGCGTCTGGATGGGCGACACGAGATGTATATAACGATAAACATTGGAACCTGGATGCCGAGGCATCTTACATTGATGTTCATTTTGATAATCTTCTTGATCCAGCGAAATCAATTTTTTCATTCAACAAGTTGAATAAAGAGATTTATGACAAGATGAATTGGCATCCACAGGCGTCTGGCTTGACCATACCCGATGATGTGGCAAAACAATTGGAGATCGATTGGGCTGAATTTACAGGTCGATTTAGCAACGTTTCTGATTTTGTTCTTGCTGAAGAATTGGATGCGTCAAAAACCTTCCCAGAAGGAGCAACAAAACAGATTATCGTAAACGCTTACGAGCGCAATCCGCAGGCTCGTTCAAGATGCATCGCCAAATATGGGTATAATTGTTCAGTTTGCGGATTCAATTTCCAAGAAATCTATGGCGAGCTGGGAACTAACTACATTCATGTCCATCACCTGGAACCTTTATCGCAAATTGGCAATGATAAAGAAGTGAATCCAGAAAAGGATTTGAGACCGGTTTGTCCTAACTGCCATGCCATGCTTCATAGGGATAAGACGCGAACTATCGAAGAGTTGAAGACAATCATCGAAGGGAAACGCAAGATCTTCATAAAGTCAAGAAACGAACCATGA
- the mutY gene encoding A/G-specific adenine glycosylase yields MFEKKIITGLRRSLLAWFKRTARDLPWRRTRDPYAIWISEIMLQQTRVETVIPYYLRFLDRFPNIAALAQAKQDDLLKLWEGMGYYRRALHLHKAAKIIANEYDGVFPQTLEEWKRLPGVGDYTAGAVASIAFGVRAPALDGNAKRVLARLGGEQGCIDESATAQRLRALAKSLLPAKEPGAFNQAIMELGAQLCTPKQPLCCECPIRKYCAAASQGFQKNIPVRKSKKPVPHRVVVAAAILKNGRYLLGKRPPGGMLEGLWEFPGGKVEGDETQEAALRREIQEELGICVRVGRLIASVDHVYSHLAVTIHLYLCEPMEEKPHAIYHSEIKWIPRSQLRRYAFPAANVKFLDYL; encoded by the coding sequence ATGTTCGAAAAAAAAATAATAACCGGCCTCCGCCGTTCGTTATTGGCGTGGTTCAAGCGAACCGCACGCGACCTCCCTTGGCGGCGAACGCGCGATCCCTACGCGATATGGATTTCCGAGATCATGCTGCAACAGACGCGCGTGGAAACGGTTATTCCCTACTACTTGCGTTTTCTCGATCGTTTTCCGAATATCGCCGCGCTCGCCCAGGCAAAACAGGACGATCTTCTCAAACTATGGGAAGGAATGGGCTATTACCGGCGGGCGCTTCATCTGCATAAAGCCGCCAAGATCATCGCCAATGAATATGATGGCGTCTTTCCCCAAACGCTGGAGGAATGGAAGCGCCTTCCCGGCGTCGGCGATTATACGGCGGGCGCCGTCGCCAGCATCGCCTTCGGCGTCCGCGCTCCCGCCTTGGACGGCAACGCCAAGCGCGTCCTGGCGAGGCTCGGCGGCGAACAGGGCTGCATTGACGAATCCGCAACAGCGCAGCGTCTGCGCGCCTTAGCAAAGTCGTTATTGCCAGCGAAAGAACCTGGCGCCTTCAACCAGGCGATTATGGAATTGGGCGCGCAACTTTGTACTCCCAAACAGCCCTTATGCTGCGAATGTCCCATTCGAAAATACTGCGCCGCCGCCAGCCAAGGATTTCAAAAAAACATCCCCGTCCGCAAATCCAAAAAGCCGGTTCCCCATCGAGTCGTCGTCGCCGCCGCCATTCTCAAGAACGGGCGCTATCTTCTTGGTAAGCGTCCGCCGGGAGGAATGCTGGAAGGTTTATGGGAATTTCCCGGCGGCAAAGTGGAAGGAGACGAAACGCAGGAAGCAGCCTTGCGCCGCGAAATCCAGGAAGAGTTGGGAATATGCGTCCGCGTGGGCCGTTTGATCGCTTCCGTGGATCACGTCTATTCCCACCTCGCCGTTACGATTCATTTGTATTTATGCGAACCAATGGAAGAAAAGCCCCATGCGATCTATCACAGCGAAATCAAGTGGATTCCTCGTTCGCAACTGCGCCGCTACGCCTTTCCCGCCGCCAACGTAAAGTTTCTCGATTATTTATAA
- a CDS encoding sugar phosphate isomerase/epimerase has translation MPGIGFHTDAFNSSNYPFKQCMQWAKDHGLSFIECGVIDGSAYIQSLGYYPHISLLEDPILMRKTMDGYGIRFSQLDAAYPLSRMDGLTVGVSYVQQAIRWANLAGCPRIDTTDDKTKPEGMTDQDGLRIMKMALGEILKVAEAHKIVINVEPHGYFTTNPEFMGQILNFYDSPYLRMNMDTGNVFIAGQDPVAFVEQFKDRISHVHVKDVSESLAKAARGELTGIAMSHCAIGSGVNADNIKKCVEILRQNHYEGVFSLECEGCVLEESLNWFRSIVE, from the coding sequence ATGCCAGGAATCGGATTTCATACGGACGCTTTCAACAGCAGCAACTATCCCTTCAAGCAATGCATGCAATGGGCGAAGGATCACGGCCTGAGTTTCATCGAATGCGGCGTTATCGACGGCTCCGCCTATATTCAATCGCTGGGCTATTACCCTCATATTTCCCTGCTCGAAGACCCCATTCTCATGCGTAAAACGATGGACGGCTACGGCATACGCTTCAGCCAGTTGGACGCCGCCTATCCCCTCAGCCGCATGGACGGCCTGACCGTCGGCGTCAGTTACGTGCAACAGGCTATACGCTGGGCGAACCTCGCGGGCTGCCCGCGTATCGACACTACCGACGATAAAACCAAGCCCGAAGGCATGACCGATCAGGACGGGCTGCGCATCATGAAAATGGCTCTTGGCGAAATTTTGAAAGTCGCCGAAGCGCACAAGATCGTCATCAACGTCGAACCCCACGGTTACTTCACCACCAATCCCGAATTTATGGGGCAAATTCTGAACTTTTACGACAGCCCCTATTTGCGCATGAATATGGACACCGGCAACGTCTTCATCGCCGGACAAGACCCCGTCGCTTTCGTCGAGCAATTCAAAGACCGCATCAGCCACGTGCACGTCAAAGACGTCAGCGAATCGCTGGCCAAAGCGGCGCGCGGCGAACTGACGGGAATCGCTATGAGCCACTGCGCCATCGGCTCCGGCGTCAACGCGGACAACATCAAAAAATGCGTAGAAATCCTGCGCCAAAACCACTACGAAGGCGTCTTCAGCCTGGAATGCGAAGGTTGCGTTTTGGAAGAGTCTCTTAACTGGTTCAGAAGTATTGTAGAATAG
- a CDS encoding Gfo/Idh/MocA family oxidoreductase, whose protein sequence is MNPQGKSNNNRRTFLKTTAASAASVILVKPQSAFGAAANSKIEIGIIGSGGRGFFVGKKFLDTVNDDVKLVAAHDYFQDRLERLQNLFDIEESRSYTGEFGYRKILSSNIDAVIITTPPYFHPQHAAEAVAAGKHVWLAKPVAIDVPGCQSIKESGRQAQEKVAFLVDYQSRNSPFFIECVKRVREGAIGEIVCGQAFNQFPCGGLADTTGMTESAARLRNWGTNNILSGDVIVEQAVHAVDIANWFVGGHPTKAYGTGGLKARLNAGNNWDHFIVTYWYSDGPVIDLNVAQFMRGYEDLGARLYGKKGTADAHYRALDWGVGPIMITGDNAWKGTEHDNTWDIGVENNCRDFVKAIRSGQFMNHADFAADGAMSSILGRTAAYENRAVTWEEILKENKKLDAGLKLS, encoded by the coding sequence ATGAATCCTCAAGGTAAATCCAATAATAACCGGCGCACATTTTTAAAGACAACTGCCGCCAGCGCGGCTAGCGTAATCCTTGTGAAACCGCAATCGGCGTTCGGGGCCGCAGCGAACTCGAAGATTGAAATTGGAATCATTGGCAGCGGCGGGCGCGGCTTTTTCGTCGGTAAGAAGTTTCTCGACACCGTGAATGACGACGTAAAACTGGTCGCGGCGCACGATTATTTCCAAGACCGCTTGGAGCGGCTGCAAAATCTCTTCGATATCGAAGAATCGCGCAGCTATACGGGCGAGTTTGGCTATCGCAAGATACTCTCCTCCAACATAGACGCTGTAATCATTACAACTCCGCCCTATTTTCATCCCCAACACGCAGCGGAAGCCGTAGCGGCGGGAAAGCACGTCTGGCTGGCCAAGCCCGTCGCTATCGACGTTCCCGGCTGCCAAAGCATCAAGGAATCCGGACGCCAGGCGCAAGAGAAAGTCGCGTTTCTCGTGGACTATCAATCGCGCAACAGTCCCTTCTTCATCGAATGCGTCAAGCGCGTGCGCGAAGGCGCCATCGGCGAAATCGTCTGCGGCCAGGCCTTCAACCAATTCCCTTGCGGCGGCTTGGCGGATACAACCGGCATGACGGAATCCGCCGCCCGCCTTCGCAATTGGGGAACGAACAACATCCTTTCCGGCGACGTGATCGTCGAGCAGGCCGTCCACGCCGTGGACATCGCCAACTGGTTCGTTGGCGGCCATCCGACGAAAGCCTATGGAACCGGCGGCTTGAAGGCGCGGCTCAACGCCGGCAACAATTGGGATCATTTCATCGTAACGTATTGGTACAGCGACGGCCCCGTCATCGACCTTAATGTCGCCCAATTCATGCGCGGTTACGAAGACCTCGGCGCCCGGCTCTACGGCAAGAAGGGTACCGCCGACGCTCACTACCGCGCTCTCGATTGGGGCGTTGGGCCGATTATGATTACCGGCGACAATGCCTGGAAAGGAACGGAGCATGATAACACTTGGGATATCGGCGTCGAAAACAATTGCCGCGACTTCGTAAAAGCGATCCGCAGCGGCCAATTCATGAACCACGCCGATTTCGCCGCTGACGGCGCCATGTCCTCCATTCTCGGCCGGACGGCGGCCTACGAAAACCGCGCCGTTACATGGGAGGAAATTTTGAAGGAAAACAAAAAGTTGGATGCAGGACTTAAATTATCGTAA